The nucleotide window TTCAGGAATATTTACTAATGGTTCGTTTGTTTTTTCTATGAAATCCATAATTCCTCTCAGAATAAAAAGCAATATCTTGGGTTAGGTAGTGGTATCAGCTTAGATTTATGTGTTTTTCATTAAGTTATTGGTAATTCGACTTATAAATATGCGATAGCATTTTGCTAAACATATGACTGCTATTTTAACGAACGTCACTCGTTTACTCAGATACTAAGCTGCGATACATGCTTGAGAGCAGAACTGAAAGAAGAATATTCTGTATCGAAAAGTTAACCCGCTTGTGGGTAAATCTAGGTGGTAAAAAGGCGATTTGCAAGGTGTTTTTTCATTTAAGTTATTGATTGGTAATGCAATGCCAAGTTCAGGTTCTAGCTTGTCATTGCAATGCCAATTTCTAAAGTTGTAGGAGTTTAGGGAGGCTAAAAGTGGAAGTGATATAGTTATTTATAGTGGCTAGTCAAGCGTTAGGAATATATTTACGGGGCGGTTTTATAGATCTTAATGGTTCTGAAAATGTTGTAAGTTGTTTTTGGACAAAAGTTTCTCTGTACCTTTGCTAATTTAACGAACTATGAATAATCACAGATATTGCAAAGTGAGTTTTGAAGAGCTGGTGCGATGAATAAAATCGCACTAGTAAAAAAGATTGTTTAGGTGCAGGCTAAGTGCGGTTACGTTAAATTAAGCGCCGATAAAGACTATTAGTCAAAATATCAATTATCATAAAAAGATCCCTCTTTGTTCCTTTGTAGTGAAACAAACGGCTCCCTTTTGGGGAGCCTTTCTTGTGTCTAAGTCCTAGGTTTACGCTAAATACAGCTACATTGAGTCTTGGTGTGCATAGGTACACACCGCCCGAAGAGCTCAATATCAAATTCTATGTTTACGAGCGATAGAGAAAGTCAGAGTATAGATCGGCCATGAACCTTACATCGATGTAAAAAGTGGAGTCAAAGCCAAACAAAACGAGCGATACCCGCCCACCTATCGATCGGCCATGGGGTTTACAACGATATTAATTCACCGAGAACCCTTACGTGATAAGGGCTCTAAGCATCAGCTCATAGATCAGCCATGAAACTTACATCGATGTAAAAAGTGGAGTCAAAGCCAAACAAAACGAGCGATACCCGTCCACCTATCGATCGGCCATGGGGTTTGCAACGATATCAATTCACCGAGAACCCTTACGTGACATGGGCTCTAAGCATCAGCCCATAGATCAGCCATGAATCTTACATCGATGTAAAAAGTGGAGTCAAAGCCAAACAAAACGAGCGATACCCGTCCACCTATCGATCGGCCATGGGGTTTACAACGATATCAATTCACCGAGAACCCTTACGTGACATGGGCTCTAAGCATCAGCCCATAGATCAGCCATGAACCTTACATCGATGTAAAAAGTGGAGTCAAAGCCAAACAAAACGAGCGATACCCGCCCACCTATCGATCGGCCATGGGGTTTACAACGATATTAATTCACCGAGAACCCTTACGTGATAAGGGCTCTAAGCATCAGCTCATAGATCAGCCATGAAACTTACATCGATGTAAAAAGTGGAGTCAAAGCCAAACAAAACGAGCGATACCCGTCCACCTATCGATCGGCCATGGGGTTTGCAACGATATCAATTCACCGAGAACCCTTACGTGACATGGGCTCTAAGCATCAGCCCATAGATCAGCCATGAATCTTACATCGATGTAAAAAGTGGAGTCAAAGCCAAACAAAACGAGCGATACCCGTCCACCTATCGATCGGCCATGGGGTTTACAACGATATCAATTCACCGAGAACCCTTACGTGACATGGGCTCTAAGCATCAGCCCATAGATCAGCCATGAACCTTACATCGATGTAAAAAGTGGAGTCAAAGCCAAACAAAACGAGCGATACCCGCCCACCTATCGATCGGCCATGGGGTTTACAACGATATTAATTCACCGAGAACCCTTACGTGATAAGGGCTCTAAGCATCAGCTCATAGATCAGCCATGAAACTTACATCGATGTAAAAAGTGGAGTCAAAGCCAAACAAAACGAGCGATACCCGTCCACCTATCGATCGGCCATGGGGTTTGCAACGATATCAATTCACCGAGAACCCTTACGTGACATGGGCTCTAAGCATCAGCCCATAGATCAGCCATGAATCTTACATCGATGTAAAAAGTGGAGTCAAAGCCAAACAAAACGAGCGATACCCGTCCACCTATCGATCGGCCATGGGGTTTACAACGATATCAATTCACCGAGAACCCTTACGTGACATGGGCTCTAAGCATCAGCCCATAGATCAGCCATGAACCTTACATCGATGTAAAAAGTGGAGTCAAAGCCAAACAAAACGAGCGATACCCGCCCACCTATCGATCGGCCATGGGGTTTACAACGATATTAATTCACCGAGAACCCTTACGTGATAAGGGCTCTAAGCATCAGCTCATAGATCAGCCATGAAACTTACATCGATGTAAAAAGTGGAGTCAAAGCCAAACAAAACGAGCGATACCCGTCCACCTATCGATCGGCCATGGGGTTTGCAACGATATCAATTCACCGAGAACCCTTACGTGACATGGGCTCTAAGCATCAACCCATAGATCAGCCATGAATCTTACATCGATGTAAAAAGTGGAGTCAAAGCCAAACAAAACGAGCGATACCCGTCCACCTATCGATCGGCCATGGGGTTTACAACGATATCAATTCACCGAGAACCCTTACGTGATAAGGGCTCTAAGCATCAGCTCATAGATCAGCCATGAAACTTACATCGCAGAAATAATGCTCGTTGAGTATTGGTGTGCATCGGTGTGCAGCAGTACACACCGCCTTCGAAGAGCTCAATTTCAGAGTCTATGTTTACGAGCGATAGAGAAAGTCAGAGTATAGATCGGCCATGGGGTTTACAACGATATCAATTCACTGAGAGCCCTTACGTGATAAGGGCTCTAAGCATCAGCCCATAGATCAGCCATGAACTATGATAACGAGAATCCGACTAACGCACACATTATAAGGAAATTAAAATTTTCTTTGATGGATCGAAACTCGAAACTTCTTCATAGCCAACGTATCCACGCTGGTTTGTATGGAATTTAATATTGAAATCAGAGAATTCCATACAATCATGGTTGTGTCCGTAGAACCAGACCGCAATTTTGTCAGCAAGATCTGAAAATTCATCACATTGAGAGGCAAATGCAGGACCAAGTGGGCTACCCAAGTATTCAAGTTGTATTCCTTCTCTAGATGGAAGGTGGTGGGTAACGACAACATTGACATCCTCTTTGGCTTGACTTATTGATTCGTAAAGGAAATGCCTAGATGTTTGGTGAAGTTCTCTCGCATCCAATGGTGAAAATGGCTTTCCATGATATTGAATTTTTCGATAGTCATTCAAGCCTGAACGAGCTAATTTCATAGAGTCTTTAGGGGTCTCATAAAGTTCGAAATCAGTCCACAAAGTACACCCATGAAATCTAACACCATTGATTACAACGCTATCGTTTTCAAGAAAGTATACGTTGGAATAACGTTCAGCTCTGCTCCTACATTCTTCTATCAATAGCTCTAGCGATGAAGCACCATAGGCCTCATGATTACCTAGGACATACACAACAGGCACATCAAATTGTGCCGCCCAATCAATTCCTTTAGTGCCGAGGTGAATGTCTCCACTAAGTACGACGACATCTGCGTCAGTTTGCGGGAACTCCATTGGACCAAATTCCAAATGAAGATCAGAGAGATGGCAGATTTCCATAAATTTCTACTTTGATAAAAATTGATGACCCCAGTGTAGTTCAGTGTTACAAATTCCTACAACCCGCAAATTGATACTTTTCAGGCGATACCATAACCTAAGGCTATACAGCTACAGAGCGTGCTGTAGTTATGTAACGTTAGTATGCTTTTATGGACAGTTAAATACTGAATGCTAGTGGTATTATTTATTTTTGAAGAAATCTGACAGACTTTCCTGACTGAAGAGATCAATTTCCGCTACTAAATCAATAACCTTACCATTCTTGATCCCGCAGGCCCCGTCACTACCGTTATTACTTTTCAGCTCTGGTTCTAATAGTGTTTCTATGATTTCAATAGCCTTGTTAAGCTGAATTCTGTCTAGCTTGTGTCCCAATGAGTGCTAGCACAGGAGAGGCGTAGCACGCCTTTGGACATAAATGTGTTTCAGGAATTCTAACATTAGCGATTAATGAATAACTTTTTATAAGGCAAATTTGCCAATTAGTACGCCTTCGTACAGTGCGCACTTTGTCTCATTATGTTTAATAGTGCATATCTTATAAAATCAATGCAACCTCTTGTATTTATAGGTTTTATCATTGAAGTATCGCGAAATGAGTAAGAATTACATTTTTCGAGAGTTAGAGTGCCAAATGACGAAAGAAGAGGTTGCTGAACTGTGTTTTAAAACTGTGAGGACTGTCACGGGGTGGGATGAAGGAAATCCAATTCCTCCGGAGTGTAAAAGACTTATGCGAATGGCAAAAGGTCGGGAACTCAGCATTAGTGAAGATTGGATCCAGTTCAAAATGTTATACGACAGGATGGAATTACCAACGGGGCAAGTGGTTAGGCCACAACAAATATTAGCAGGAATTGCGCTCTTAGGGATTCAGTCTGAGCTAGAGATTAAGACTTCAACACACTTACTTGGCATTGCAAGAGCAATTGCGAATATCAAGAAATAGTATTAGAAAAGTATGGTTTCTATAGAGCGGGTTCTGAGGTTAATGGACAAAATTAACGTGATGTAATTTTTATTGGTAGAGTAACTGCGACTGGAACATTGAAATTCCTTGTTTAAGTAGCCAGTCCTCCTTTTTGGTCATATCAAGGAGATAGAAGCCGAACCTTTATCGAGAGGGTTCGGCTTTTTATTTTTACTTAGTTCTTATCTCTAAAGTAATTAGTAATTTCTGTTGTAAAGTTGTTTTGACCTGAACCGTAACTTTGTCCATTTGAGCTGAATGGAGGGAAATCATGGCGTTCAACATTATATTCAACTATCGCTTCGAAATCACAAAGGTGCACTAGACCTGAAATTAAATCATCCAGATATTCACCTTGCGGAATTTTGATAGAATCTAAATCTTCTGACAAAAACTCAATTAATGGCTGTCGGCTAATTGAGGATATCTCGGTAAAGCTATAGTAGTTTGAGAAAATATCAGAATCGATTATCAAGTTGGTTAGCTCATCTTTATAATATTCATAGATATTTTTATACAAAGTGTCAAAATTCTCATCGTTTAAAATATTCATCTTATCCATAATTTGAGATAGCTCGATGAAATAAATGTCATCGTATTGTTCTGCTAGCACAGATAAAACAAAATCATGTAAGTTCTCATCATTACTATCAATTATTTTACAGTTTATTAGGTGAAATATCACTCTCAACTGTTCATCATTAACTAATTCATAATTAAATATAGTTGAAGCTAAATCTTCTAAATATTTAGAGAATATAGTTTTGGTATGAAAGTTTGGTGTCTTTATTATTAGGTTAGCAAGAGTTCTATGATACTTAGAATATACACTTTCTGGTTTAGCTAAAGAAGCAAGGCAAGTAATATATGCATCATGATCTATTATCTTATGAATTTTATACTCTTGAAGAGTAACCAGTGAGCGATCAGTTTTTAGTATGTTAAAAATTGAAGATAGATATTCAATGTTTTTTGAATACTCGCCTAATACAAAATCAGAAATAGAAGGGTTAAACAAATCATAATGAACTTGATTGTCATAACCAATATGTCTATTTATAAGTGAACCAATTACAAGTTTAATTGTAGTTTCGTATGACTCATCTATGTTTGGATGAACGTTTGAACCCAACAAGCGATAAAAATAATCTGTGCATTGCGCTGATGTCATTCTCCCACCGTTTAAGACTATACCAACGACTAAATGGTTACATAACTTGTTTGTCTGATTTGTGAAAACATGCCGCCAGATATCCTTTGGGTTCCTGAGGGTGTCTATTACATAATCCCAGTAATCATTTGGGCTAACCTCATCTAACCTGCAAGCGTCAGTTACGAACTCGATAAGCCGCGGGTTAAAGTTTGCATGGTCAATAACTTGAAAGTATCTTAAATCTTTTGTTAATTCTTCTCGGTATTCATGGGTTAAATCACTGAACCAAATATGGTTGTATAAAATTTTCGCTTTTTCAAACCTAGTTAAATTTCCAGCGTTTATTTGAATTTCATGAGTTGATATTTTAACTCTATCAAACAACTCTGTTAAAAGTTTACTTTGTTCGAAAATGTTTGTTCTAGTTGTAAGTATAAGTTTTTTAGAGGGATCTTGCCTAATTCTAGTTATGAGGTGACTAAGCGTAACATCTTCTTTGTTTTCAATTCTTTTTAAATAGTTGCTTCCAAGAAAATCGTCATATAAATATACTTGTTTTTGATTTTCATTATATATCTCATCAATCTCATCAATACTATTTAATATATAGAAAAATGCATATCCTCTGGTTGTGTATATTTTGCACATTTGCTCAGCAAGAGTTGTTTTTCCTATTCCAGCATTACCTGTTATTAATATTATGTTATTGGTGTCGAGTGTGCTTTCAGATTTCTCGTGAACCAATGTTTTCACATAAAAGCTACTTTTAGAAATGATCTCTTCTAATTTGAACTTACTTCTCACATGTGTTGCATTGTTAAGCATTCGATTTATAACATTTGTACTGTTTATCCAAAGGTTATAATATTTTAATTCTATACCTTCGTGTTGGCTAAGTAGGCTGTTAATATCCTCGTTTCCGATTATATCCTTAATATCTTTGATGTATGGTGCAAACGCTAACTTGATATCTAATTTGTTTTTGTGAGAAAGTTCGATAGACGTAGCTAAAATATACCTAGCAGGGTTAAGTTTGTTTACTTTATCAACTTCATTTTTTTTTAGTTCTTTGATTAATGCTGTGATCCCTGATTTTATCCAATGCTTACTTTGGATAATCGTAACGTCTCCATTGTTATCGACACTTCTTCCGTCAATACCTTGATCACGACCTTGCTTATATGACTCAACAAATTGCCCGTCTCTTTTTTCTATAAGATCATTAACTAACTCTTCAAATTCTTTATCATTGATTGTAGAAAAATCATAGTGCGACATAATATTTCCTTCGGTTTAATGCCATGTGCTTTGGAGTTGAAGCGCGGCATCTAGTCTTACAAATTCACGTAATCAAGCTCTTGATGTTAATCAGATAACACTCATATGCAAGCATGTTATCACAAGCTAAATGATCTATAGAATCAATTGGTTGTTAGTCTGTCAGTAGATAACATTTGAAGAGACAGTTCTTAGAGCGTTGTAGTACTGTCGAATTTACCCCCGTGATACAACACGGGGATTCACAACGAACAGCATTAGAAAAATGGATAACTTTTAGTAGGGCAAAAGCTCATGAACAGGATGCGAATGAGTAAAAGTTCTAAGCAACTTTGGGGCGTGCGACGTGAAGTCGTATGAAGCGCTGTTCACCGCTAAACGAGTGAACCATCTGTATCACCAGATGAACCTAGGAGCCTGAATAAAGTAGCGGCTTTGACAATGTAACGAAGGTTGGTATTTTCCAATCGGGATTGAAATCGTGAGAGAACGATCCTCCTGATAACCACAACATCGGGTGAGTGCTAGGTAGTCAGCATGATGAACAGAAGTGAATCCGCGTAAGGTGCGTTATGTTGTGAAACAGCGGAAGTGGTTAATACGCTGTAGCCAAAAGGCACGAGAGTCGGAAAGAGATTGCCCCATGCTCTTTCGTGATCATTGAACTCTCCGCACCATAGCGGGCATCTAAACTGACATTGCGTGACATACGGAACACGGTAAGCCTGTATCTCTCCCTACGGGAAAGCCCCTGTGGCCGATAGTGATGCGGGTAGAGGAGGTTGGAAAAAGCAAAGGCTGCATTGTAATGACGCAGATACAGGTTTGTGCCTGATCACGAAAGTGAGCCCACTTCCAACTGGTCTCTCGTTGCGAGAGAGTTTGAAGAACTTTATTAAGGAAGAAAAGCAAATGACGATTTCGAATGAGATTAGTGCATCTTCTGACAGTGCACTGTGGCAATCCATTAACTGGAAGGCCGCAGAGGCGAACGTCTTAAAGCTTCAAATGCGTATCGCAAAGGCAACTAGAGACGGTAAACACGGCAAAGCAAAAGCATTGCAGTGGATACTGACTCACTCTCGCTCAGCAAAACTTCTTGCTGTTAAGCGAGTTTCTCAAAATAAAGGCAGTAAAACGCCTGGAATAGACGGCGTTGTCTGGAATACAGACACGCGTCGTATGAAAGCAGTAAATCAACTGAGTCGGAAAGCTTACCAAGCGAAACCACTCAGGCGTATCTATATCCCCAAAAAGAATGGCAAGCTTCGACCTCTGGGCATACCATGCATGATAGACAGAGCACAACAAGCGCTACACCTATTATCGCTAGAGCCTATATCAGAAACAACTGCCGACCCGAATAGTTATGGCTTTAGAACAAATCGTAGCACGGCTGACGCTGTCGACCAGTGCTTCAAGTGTTTGGCTTTAAAGAAATCGGCTAAATGGGTTCTTGAAGGAGATATTAAAGCTTGCTTCGACAAAATAGGGCATCAATGGCTTATGGATAACATCGCCATCGATAAACGGATGTTGGAGCAATGGCTAAAGTCAGGCTTTGTAGACAAAGGGCTGTTTTACGACACCGACGAAGGCACTCCTCAAGGCGGAATTATATCCCCCACCTTGATGTTGATGACGTTATCGGGTCTCGAACAGCGCATTAAGTCTACCGCGCTTAAGAAAGGAGCAAGAGCTAACTTTATTGGATATGCCGACGATTTCGTCGTCACTTGCGCTTCAAAGGAAGTACTCGAGAACGATATCAAACCGTTGATTGCTGATTTCTTAGCGGAAAGAGGCTTAACATTATCCGAAGAGAAAACGCACATTACTCATATCAACGATGGCTTTGACTTTCTTGGGTTCAACCATAGGAAGTACAAAGGGAAACTGCTCATCAAGCCGAGTAAATCCAATACGTTGATGTTCTTAAGCAATCTGCGTGAACTCATCAAAAAGCACGTAACCCTTCCAGTGAATGATCTTATCAAACTGATAAATCCTAAACTCAGGGGATGGTCGAACTATTATCGGCACTGCGTAGCTAAACAGGTATTCGGATATGTCGGTCACAAACTATTCCATACGTTATGGCACTGGGCTAAAAGGCGTCATCCAACAAAGTCTAAAACTTGGATTGCCCTAAAATACTTCATCAACCGAAAAGGCCAATGGCAGTTTCACGGTTGGCAGAAGATCATGGATATGGATTGCCAGTTCAATCTCTTCCAAATAGCCAAAGTGCCAATAGAAAGGCATGTGAAAATCCGAAGTGCAGCGACACCCTTTGACCCTCTTTACCAAGAATACTTGGTAAAGAGAAAATCTAAAAGGCTAGCTCGTAACTCTTGGAACGAACCTGCTTCGACTGCTTTATAAGTTGCTGGGTATCAAACGATGCCTTCGTGGAGGCTTGAGCCTAGTGCAGTGAAAGTTGCACGCTGGGTTCTTAGGGAGACGGCACTTGGTAACAAGTGTCGTCCACCCGACAAAGGTATGTTTGCCGTGTTCGATACTGTTTGTGTTCGATACTGTTATGTGATCGATACTGTTACAGCTCTAGACAAAAATCATTTGGAGGTTTTGCTAATCGATTAAATAGCAATTTAAGTCAGGTATGACTGACCTCTATCTCTGTGGCCAAGTTTATCTAAGAACTGCATTAAGTATTTTCTTGTTCCGGAAAGGTGACTACCCATACTGAATGTTTATCCTTCAACGACGCTGTACCCTTGTTAATCATTGCTCTAAGTAGGGCAAAGCGACGATTACCTTCTAGTAAGTGTAAGGGTTTAAGCAT belongs to Vibrio splendidus and includes:
- a CDS encoding metallophosphoesterase; protein product: MEICHLSDLHLEFGPMEFPQTDADVVVLSGDIHLGTKGIDWAAQFDVPVVYVLGNHEAYGASSLELLIEECRSRAERYSNVYFLENDSVVINGVRFHGCTLWTDFELYETPKDSMKLARSGLNDYRKIQYHGKPFSPLDARELHQTSRHFLYESISQAKEDVNVVVTHHLPSREGIQLEYLGSPLGPAFASQCDEFSDLADKIAVWFYGHNHDCMEFSDFNIKFHTNQRGYVGYEEVSSFDPSKKILISL
- a CDS encoding phage protein, which gives rise to MKYREMSKNYIFRELECQMTKEEVAELCFKTVRTVTGWDEGNPIPPECKRLMRMAKGRELSISEDWIQFKMLYDRMELPTGQVVRPQQILAGIALLGIQSELEIKTSTHLLGIARAIANIKK
- a CDS encoding nSTAND3 domain-containing NTPase, giving the protein MSHYDFSTINDKEFEELVNDLIEKRDGQFVESYKQGRDQGIDGRSVDNNGDVTIIQSKHWIKSGITALIKELKKNEVDKVNKLNPARYILATSIELSHKNKLDIKLAFAPYIKDIKDIIGNEDINSLLSQHEGIELKYYNLWINSTNVINRMLNNATHVRSKFKLEEIISKSSFYVKTLVHEKSESTLDTNNIILITGNAGIGKTTLAEQMCKIYTTRGYAFFYILNSIDEIDEIYNENQKQVYLYDDFLGSNYLKRIENKEDVTLSHLITRIRQDPSKKLILTTRTNIFEQSKLLTELFDRVKISTHEIQINAGNLTRFEKAKILYNHIWFSDLTHEYREELTKDLRYFQVIDHANFNPRLIEFVTDACRLDEVSPNDYWDYVIDTLRNPKDIWRHVFTNQTNKLCNHLVVGIVLNGGRMTSAQCTDYFYRLLGSNVHPNIDESYETTIKLVIGSLINRHIGYDNQVHYDLFNPSISDFVLGEYSKNIEYLSSIFNILKTDRSLVTLQEYKIHKIIDHDAYITCLASLAKPESVYSKYHRTLANLIIKTPNFHTKTIFSKYLEDLASTIFNYELVNDEQLRVIFHLINCKIIDSNDENLHDFVLSVLAEQYDDIYFIELSQIMDKMNILNDENFDTLYKNIYEYYKDELTNLIIDSDIFSNYYSFTEISSISRQPLIEFLSEDLDSIKIPQGEYLDDLISGLVHLCDFEAIVEYNVERHDFPPFSSNGQSYGSGQNNFTTEITNYFRDKN
- the ltrA gene encoding group II intron reverse transcriptase/maturase is translated as MTISNEISASSDSALWQSINWKAAEANVLKLQMRIAKATRDGKHGKAKALQWILTHSRSAKLLAVKRVSQNKGSKTPGIDGVVWNTDTRRMKAVNQLSRKAYQAKPLRRIYIPKKNGKLRPLGIPCMIDRAQQALHLLSLEPISETTADPNSYGFRTNRSTADAVDQCFKCLALKKSAKWVLEGDIKACFDKIGHQWLMDNIAIDKRMLEQWLKSGFVDKGLFYDTDEGTPQGGIISPTLMLMTLSGLEQRIKSTALKKGARANFIGYADDFVVTCASKEVLENDIKPLIADFLAERGLTLSEEKTHITHINDGFDFLGFNHRKYKGKLLIKPSKSNTLMFLSNLRELIKKHVTLPVNDLIKLINPKLRGWSNYYRHCVAKQVFGYVGHKLFHTLWHWAKRRHPTKSKTWIALKYFINRKGQWQFHGWQKIMDMDCQFNLFQIAKVPIERHVKIRSAATPFDPLYQEYLVKRKSKRLARNSWNEPASTAL